A genome region from Penicillium psychrofluorescens genome assembly, chromosome: 3 includes the following:
- a CDS encoding uncharacterized protein (ID:PFLUO_004452-T1.cds;~source:funannotate) encodes MATSTGANPAHDWSAAQYLKFEDERTMPARDLLARVPLQSPKHVVDLGCGPGNSTAVLESRYPNAHLVGMDSSPDMIRKAKTALPHREFSVGDLTSYSPKEPVDLFYSNAVFQWLKREERFSIIRKLMETQPSGGVFAVQVPDNLMEPSHVLMRETARNGPWAGTLANIDRDTFQSPQEIYDELKPLCSAVNIFHTSYYHALESHKAVIEWVKGTGLRPYLDPLQPEEKEEFLRDYLKRLEAAYPVSVDGKVLLRYPRLFVVATKK; translated from the coding sequence ATGGCCACTTCAACAGGGGCCAATCCCGCGCACGACTGGAGTGCAGCGCAATATCTCAAGTTCGAAGATGAGCGCACCATGCCAGCGCGCGACCTTCTCGCTCGGGTCCCGCTGCAATCTCCCAAACATGTTGTCGACCTAGGCTGCGGACCAGGAAACTCGACCGCCGTTCTGGAGTCCCGTTACCCCAATGCTCACCTGGTGGGCATGGATTCGTCCCCGGACATGATCCGCAAAGCCAAAACTGCTCTTCCGCATCGCGAGTTCTCCGTGGGGGACCTAACCTCTTACTCGCCAAAAGAGCCAGTGGACCTTTTCTACTCCAATGCCGTTTTCCAATGGCTCAAGAGGGAAGAACGATTCAGTATTATTCGGAAGCTGATGGAAACTCAACCCTCCGGCGGCGTGTTCGCCGTCCAAGTTCCTGACAACCTGATGGAACCTTCCCACGTCCTAATGCGCGAGACGGCCCGTAATGGACCTTGGGCGGGGACCCTCGCAAATATTGATCGGGACACATTCCAGTCGCCGCAGGAGATCTACGATGAGCTCAAACCCCTGTGCTCGGCGGTGAACATCTTTCACACGAGCTACTATCATGCCCTCGAAAGCCACAAAGCTGTTATCGAATGGGTAAAAGGCACGGGTCTGCGACCTTACCTGGATCCCCTGCAgccggaggagaaggaggagtttCTGCGGGATTATTTGAAGCGTTTGGAAGCGGCTTATCCTGTGTCTGTTGATGGGAAAGTCCTACTGCGCTACCCACGACTATTTGTGGTCGCAACCAAAAAATGA
- a CDS encoding uncharacterized protein (ID:PFLUO_004453-T1.cds;~source:funannotate) — protein MFTFTPLLGAQSSTSRASQSILELDGGIKILVDVGWDDTFDPLDLAELEKHIPTLSLILLTHATPAHIGAFVHCCQTFPLFTQIPVYATNPIVAFGRTLLQDLYASAPLASTFLPKASISEPGASSSAASAAAFAVAGGDGKSGTAAGSTSQVLLQPPTAEEIARYFSLIQPLKYSQPHQPIPSPFSPPLNGLTLTAYNAGHTVGGTIWHIQHGLESIVYATDWNQARESVVAGAAWFGGSGASGTEVIEQLRKPTALVCSAKGGDKFGLSGGRKKRDDHLLDMIRSSLAKGGTVLIPTDTSSRVLELAYALEHSWRDAATSEKDDVLSGAGLYLAGRKVNTTMRLARSMLEWMDENIVREFETSEGADTRTGGQNQDKGGGKGTGPFNFKHLKTVERQKSLEKLLGDPGPKVILASDTSLAWGFSKHSLRQIAEGPNNLLLLTESFHKEKIEDSVEETQDIMSLGSIIWQWYEERRDGVALEKASDGEMLEQVHSGGRDLTWTDVQRAPLDPGDQFLYQQYLATKQLQDTSQARGQENLENAADALDDRSSSTSSEDSDSEQQGRALNFSTTLAHSSRNKLALSDQDLGINVLLRRKNVYDYDVRGKKGRERMFPYVAPRKKGDEYGEFIRPEEYLRAEEREEIDMQQRRAEAETKLGQKRRWDETTGTNGRRLSRDAGGRKRQQLSRDGRKRDSSAADDLSLASDDEAADIAASSEDDADAQAFEGPAKAVYTKETITINARLAFIDFMGLHDKRSLEMLIPLIQPQKLILVGGMKEETSALAAECKKLLAAKAGIDVSTPAADSLAMIFTPANGEVVDASVDTNAWMVKLSNSLVRRLNWQHVRSLGVVALTAQLRGPEIPPSDAEDETAETAKKMKQLKDEAASSAVAPTLDGIKPTAEKADIYPLLDTLPANMAAGTRSVTRPLHVGDLRLADLRKLMQAAGHTAEFRGEGTLLIDKSVAVRKSGTGKIEVEAAAQSATNQAALGRGAGSFLAVKRKIYEGLAVVSGS, from the exons ATGTTTACATTCACTCCGCTCCTTGGGGCGCAGTCCTCAACATCAAGGGCGTCGCAGTCGATTCTGGAGCTGGACGGGGGCATCAAGATTCTTGTGGATGTTGGTTGGGACGATACATTTGATCCTTTGGATCTGGCAGAACTGGAGAA GCACATCCCAACCCTCTCCCTGATCCTTCTGACACACGCGACCCCGGCGCACATCGGTGCTTTTGTCCACTGCTGTCAAACGTTCCCTCTCTTTACCCAAATCCCCGTCTACGCGACAAACCCCATTGTCGCCTTTGGCCGTACACTGTTACAGGATCTATATGCTTCGGCGCCGCTCGCTTCTACCTTCCTTCCGAAGGCTTCGATTTCAGAGCCCGGCGCGTCCTCTTCGGCAGCGTCCGCGGCAGCTTTTGCTGTTGCAGGGGGTGATGGAAAGTCCGGAACAGCTGCTGGCAGTACAAGCCAGGTCCTTCTTCAGCCCCCGACTGCCGAGGAAATCGCACGGtatttctctctcattcAGCCACTCAAGTATTCGCAACCGCACCAGCCGATTCCATCCccattctcgccgccgctgaACGGCCTTACCCTTACCGCTTACAATGCCGGACACACGGTTGGTGGAACAATATGGCACATTCAACATGGACTGGAATCGATCGTCTACGCGACGGACTGGAACCAGGCGCGTGAAAGCGTCGTGGCGGGTGCTGCATGGTTTGGTGGCTCTGGAGCCAGCGGAACAGAAGTCATTGAACAGTTGCGGAAACCGACGGCTCTGGTCTGCAGTGCCAAGGGAGGCGATAAGTTCGGACTTTCCGGGGgccggaagaaaagagatgACCACCTTCTTGACATGATTCGGAGCAGTCTCGCAAAGGGCGGCACTGTGCTTATCCCAACGGATACGAGTTCGCGGGTCCTGGAGCTGGCATATGCGTTGGAACATTCATGGCGTGATGCTGCGACAAGTGAAAAAGACGATGTGCTCAGCGGTGCTGGACTGTACTTAGCCGGCAGGAAGGTCAACACGACAATGAGATTGGCCCGGAGCATGCTGGAGTGGATGGACGAGAACATCGTTCGCGAATTCGAAACGTCCGAAGGTGCCGATACCAGAACAGGCGGACAGAATCAGGATAAAGGCGGCGGCAAGGGAACTGGTCCTTTCAATTTCAAACACCTCAAGACCGTCGAGCGCCAAAAAAGTCTCGAAAAGCTACTCGGAGACCCCGGACCCAAAGTCATTCTTGCTTCTGATACATCATTGGCTTGGGGCTTTTCAAAACATTCTCTTCGGCAGATTGCTGAAGGCCCTAACAATCTGTTGCTGTTGACCGAATCATTCCACAAAGAGAAGATTGAAGATTCAGTGGAGGAAACTCAAGATATTATGTCGCTCGGAAGCATTATCTGGCAGTGGTATGAAGAACGGAGAGACGGCGTTGCTCTGGAGAAAGCGTCAGATGGCGAAATGCTTGAGCAGGTTCACAGCGGCGGACGAGACCTGACCTGGACAGATGTGCAACGAGCTCCGCTTGATCCTGGTGACCAGTTTCTTTATCAACAGTACCTCGCCACCAAACAACTTCAGGATACATCTCAAGCGCGGGGCCAGGAAAACCTTGAGAATGCAGCGGATGCGCTTGATGATCGATCCAGCTCGACATCGTCGGAAGACTCGGATTCGGAGCAGCAAGGCAGGGCGCTGAATTTCTCGACCACGCTTGCCCACTCAAGCCGAAATAAGCTTGCTCTCAGCGACCAGGATCTCGGCATTaatgttcttcttcgacgCAAAAATGTGTACGATTATGATGTACGTGGTAAGAAGGGCCGCGAGCGAATGTTCCCCTACGTGGCGCCCAGAAAGAAGGGCGATGAATACGGAGAGTTCATCAGACCTGAGGAGTATCTTCGAGCGGAGGAACGGGAGGAAATCGATATGCAGCAACGCCGCGCAGAGGCTGAGACCAAACTAGGACAGAAGCGGCGATGGGATGAAACAACCGGGACCAATGGACGCAGGCTATCTCGCGATGCTGGAGGTCGGAAACGCCAACAACTGTCTCGAGATGGCCGGAAGAGAGACTCCAGCGCCGCTGATGACCTCAGTCTCGCCTCCGACGATGAAGCTGCAGATATCGCTGCCTCTTCAGAGGACGACGCGGACGCTCAGGCATTTGAAGGTCCTGCGAAGGCCGTGTATACCAAGGAGACAATCACGATCAACGCTCGACTCGCCTTCATTGACTTCATGGGTCTGCATGACAAGCGCAGCTTGGAAATGCTGATCCCGCTCATCCAACCGCAAAAGCTGATCCTTGTCGGCGGAATGAAGGAAGAAACCTCGGCGTTAGCAGCAGAGTGCAAGAAGCTCCTGGCAGCCAAAGCTGGTATCGATGTCTCTACGCCTGCCGCCGACTCGCTTGCCATGATTTTCACACCGGCCAACGGCGAAGTTGTTGACGCAAGTGTTGACACGAATGCGTGGATGGTCAAGCTGAGCAACAGTCTTGTCCGACGTCTGAACTGGCAACACGTCCGTAGCCTGGGTGTCGTGGCCCTGACAGCCCAGCTACGAGGTCCCGAGATTCCTCCCTccgatgcagaagatgagaCCGCAGAGACagccaagaagatgaagcagcTCAAAGATGAAGCCGCTTCCTCTGCCGTTGCTCCGACCTTGGATGGCATCAAGCCCACCGCTGAAAAAGCGGACATCTATCCTTTGCTCGATACTCTGCCTGCGAATATGGCCGCAGGGACGCGCTCGGTGACTCGGCCTCTCCATGTCGGTGACTTGCGACTGGCTGATCTGCGTAAGCTCATGCAGGCTGCCGGGCACACGGCGGAGTTCCGTGGCGAGGGTACGCTACTGATTGATAAGTCAGTGGCGGTGCGCAAGTCTGGTACCGGCAAGATTGAGGTTGAAGCGGCGGCACAGTCGGCCACGAACCAAGCCGCCTTGGGGCGTGGTGCGGGGAGCTTCCTCGCGGTCAAAAGGAAGATCTATGAGGGTCTGGCTGTGGTTTCTGGTAGTTAA
- a CDS encoding uncharacterized protein (ID:PFLUO_004454-T1.cds;~source:funannotate) → MTQPPAKRSRRSRSQSKRYVSPTDIPETKHQELVSSCTRKEAKRSLSDLEADQGPDVLQAKLHRPDPVANIPVTRSRNTLVPKVSTPTRDPRPKVYMSTHNPQPAAKIDQHEIKCADNPSETQQDEPLPQTSHLGCLLWPKVGFGDEAPYPRWLVTKSPESNGSNGFFKTESPSEKHSPVVSSSSSETKLGGGLRGLVWVFDAGPSSGWNKLDEDQLYEYAYKCLEDALGHPSSREHFRFAVANLFPTFTTNVSDSLPLMPTAPKTCYLGTQPGLREIIEAPTNLKQATYYFVKYSRPAMAVSLTRPGLHARESHLQIMATKMFHNMKGTLGLLRTENELDETSTIADYDSMGSQSTDQPSPCSENLLSSSPIANVEAPARTELAAQDYRFGLFSPTQIAKCYPNRGQCT, encoded by the coding sequence ATGACGCAGCCGCCTGCAAAGCGTTCTAGACGATCGCGGTCACAGAGCAAGCGATATGTCTCCCCTACGGACATCCCTGAAACCAAACATCAGGAGCTCGTATCATCTTGcacaagaaaagaagccaaaCGTTCCCTCAGCGACCTCGAAGCTGACCAGGGCCCTGATGTACTTCAGGCGAAACTTCATCGACCTGATCCGGTTGCCAATATTCCGGTGACAAGATCACGGAATACGCTCGTCCCAAAAGTCAGTACTCCGACGCGCGATCCACGCCCTAAGGTGTACATGTCTACCCACAACCCTCAGCCAGCAGCAAAGATAGACCAGCATGAGATTAAGTGTGCCGACAATCCATCTGAGACGCAGCAGGATGAACCCCTTCCGCAAACCAGCCATCTCGGATGTCTCTTATGGCCAAAGGTTGGGTTTGGAGATGAGGCACCATATCCTCGCTGGCTGGTTACTAAGAGCCCAGAGAGTAACGGCTCAAATGGCTTCTTCAAAACAGAATCACCATCGGAGAAGCATTCTCCTGTTGTGTCTTCTAGTTCGTCTGAGACAAAGCTAGGCGGTGGTCTCCGCGGCCTTGTATGGGTCTTTGACGCCGGCCCGTCTTCGGGATGGAATAAGCTGGATGAAGACCAGCTCTATGAGTACGCATACAAGTGTCTGGAGGACGCTTTGGGACACCCTAGTTCTCGTGAACACTTCCGCTTCGCAGTGGCCAACCTGTTCCCGACATTTACAACAAACGTGTCGGATTCTTTGCCGCTGATGCCAACGGCGCCGAAGACGTGCTACCTGGGAACGCAGCCCGGGCTGCGTGAGATTATAGAGGCTCCGACAAATCTCAAGCAGGCAACTTACTACTTTGTGAAATACTCCCGTCCAGCGATGGCAGTCAGCCTAACCCGCCCAGGCCTCCATGCCAGAGAATCGCATCTGCAAATTATGGCAACCAAAATGTTCCACAACATGAAGGGAACCCTGGGGCTACTGAGAACAGAAAATGAGCTGGATGAAACATCCACTATAGCCGACTACGATAGTATGGGCAGCCAGTCCACCGACCAACCATCACCATGCTCCGAAAATCTACTATCCAGCAGTCCCATCGCCAATGTCGAGGCTCCGGCCAGGACTGAGTTGGCGGCTCAGGACTACCGCTTTGGATTGTTCAGTCCAACCCAGATAGCGAAGTGTTACCCAAATAGAGGGCAATGTACGTGA
- a CDS encoding uncharacterized protein (ID:PFLUO_004455-T1.cds;~source:funannotate): protein MAPRYKDGDAVVAFNGKWVSYTHTVVAYAAFLSALIVGVALHYHKIVQNEHYGYPDEWFPSVSATIGDRYPERSFFQVFIAMTSGPRFALVFLWYILTARPNSTLPKIVAGVGIFRTLTCGGWTYVTSTDDHDWHDIFMISYLVATLPWTLGCLALSPNNRRAVKYRKIMAGLFFGTLVPLIYYFIQHKVHKVPGAYTKYAFFEWALILFDVGFDAVTALDFEGFELVVRDIKGISRGQSKTTADTVLEKEKGKSVGNTFGEGFFWTEIVDAASDVYNGFVFWTIVTALPVLVWYFPLWHMGISGYEVAIVAVLSPILFAIPGVKYAATKNLRLLHLLSLLGLLAYRFQDPANRLFVTSFALSTTCVAWTTSWFSERGNTPRLETRILAWGIGLIMSSIAKFACRTNNPLWPIVHAENGGWNKIGIALAVFAVLRSQRRSLTSGNDFLPSSGKKGSAILAGVGFGGLFFAMVSLLTDSSTMISWVWDGYPIRGPIAVPHGALTIFAMGAGLIYGTFHPAAAGSWTAFGIGSLGATFLTCFHHWSGFYGALTFAFYIMAVAPVMVTSAVKHSPATTFGIGFFVYVFMLLFHVWVVAYAFVPGGPLVREHTDWVMITTMLCIGAGVFSAAISNSSRTRTRKPISPNSKRVRSYYIYVLAALQLLSVSVAYLRFPTNDYKPYHAEDKVATMGIWTVHFGLDNDMWSSEGRMRQVIEELEIDVIGLLESDNQRIIMGNKDVTQSLAEDLGMYVDFGPGPNKHTWGAALLSKFPIVNSTHHLLPSPVGELAPAIHATLDMYGEMVDVVVFHSGQEEDPEDRRLQSEYLSNLMGSSPRPLVLLSYLVTRPLEGNYNTYVSERSGMKDIDSSDWDRWCEYVLYKNLKRTGYARISRDSITDTEIQVGKFVIGDPAPEDDVRILESDVPVGRRFPALFHGEGVRGHRYHVFDEPRYWL, encoded by the exons ATGGCACCCAGGTACAAGGACGGCGACGCCGTGGTTGCC TTTAACGGCAAATGGGTGTCCTATACTCACACGGTCGTCGCGTATGCTGCTTTCCTTAGCGCCCTAATCGTCGGCGTGGCCCTGCACTACCACAAGATCGTCCAAAATGAACACTACGGCTACCCTGATGAATGGTTTCCCTCCGTCTCCGCAACAATTGGAGACCGCTACCCCGAGCGGTCTTTCTTCCAGGTCTTCATTGCAATGACCTCCGGTCCCCGATTCGCCCTCGTCTTCCTGTGGTACATCCTCACTGCGCGCCCGAACTCGACACTCCCCAAGATCGTGGCGGGCGTGGGCATCTTCCGGACTTTAACGTGTGGTGGTTGGACATATGTCACATCCACGGATGATCATGATTGGCATGATATCTTCATGATCTCGTATCTGGTGGCGACCTTGCCCTGGACGCTTGGCTGTCTCGCGCTCAGCCCGAACAACCGCCGCGCGGTCAAGTACCGCAAGATCATGGCCGGCTTGTTCTTCGGGACCCTAGTACCTTTGATCTATTACTTTATTCAGCACAAGGTTCACAAAGTTCCTGGTG CCTACACCAAATATGCTTTCTTCGAATGGGCCCTCATTCTGTTCGACGTGGGGTTTGACGCCGTCACGGCCCTCGACTTCGAGGGCTTTGAGCTTGTGGTGAGGGACATCAAGGGAATCAGCAGAGG GCAGTCTAAGACGACTGCGGACACCGTTCTTGAGAAAGA GAAGGGCAAGTCCGTGGGCAACACCTTCGGCGAGGGTTTCTTCTGGACTGAAATCGTTGATGCTGCGTCGGATGTCTACAATGGG TTCGTCTTCTGGACTATCGTGACTGCCCTTCCCGTTCTCGTGTGGT ATTTCCCTCTGTGGCACATGGGCATTTCGGGCTACGAAGTTGCGATTGTTGCTGTTCTGTCGCCCATCCTTTTTGCCATCCCAGGCGTCAAATATGCTGCGACCAAAAACCTTCGACTGCTCCACCTTCTTTCGCTGCTGGGTCTCCTTGCCTATCGATTCCAAGACCCCGCCAACCGTCTGTTTGTGACTAGCTTCGCCCTTTCCACTACCTGTGTCGCCTGGACCACCAGCTGGTTCTCCGAGCGGGGAAACACTCCGCGCCTGGAGACTCGCATCTTGGCCTGGGGCATTGGTTTGATCATGTCCTCCATTGCCAAATTTGCCTGCCGGACCAACAACCCTCTCTGGCCCATTGTGCATGCCGAAAATGGCGGCTGGAACAAGATCGGTATCGCGCTCGCCGTGTTTGCTGTCCTCCGATCTCAGCGACGTTCGCTTACCAGTGGTAACGACTTCCTGCCATCGAGCGGCAAGAAAGGCTCCGCGATCCTGGCCGGAGTTGGTTTTGGTggtcttttctttgccatgGTCTCTCTTTTGACCGATTCTAGCACCATGATTTCCTGGGTCTGGGATGGTTACCCCATTCGTGGTCCTATTGCGGTGCCGCACGGTGCGTtgaccatcttcgccatgggTGCTGGCCTCATCTATGGTACCTTCCATCCCGCCGCGGCTGGAAGCTGGACTGCTTTTGGAATTGGCTCCCTTGGCGCTACTTTCCTCACTTGCTTCCACCACTGGAGCGGATTTTACGGTGCCCTGACTTTTGCCTTTTATATCATGGCCGTTGCCCCGGTTATGGTTACTTCTGCCGTCAAACACTCTCCTGCGACCACCTTCGGTATTGGTTTCTTTGTCTATGTCTTCATGCTTCTCTTCCACGTCTGGGTTGTCGCCTATGCGTTCGTGCCGGGCGGTCCTTTGGTCCGAGAACACACCGACTGGGTTATGATCACGACCATGCTCTGCATTGGCGCGGGTGTCTTCTCCGCAGCGATCTCGAACTCATCGCGCACCCGCACCAGAAAACCCATCAGCCCTAACAGCAAGCGCGTGAGGTCGTACTACATCTATGTTCTTGCCGCACTCCAACTGCTTTCCGTTTCGGTGGCCTACCTGCGCTTCCCGACCAACGACTACAAGCCGTATCACGCCGAGGACAAGGTGGCGACCATGGGTATCTGGACCGTCCATTTTGGTCTGGACAACGACATGTGGTCCTCTGAGGGCCGCATGCGCCAGgtcatcgaagagctcgagaTCGACGTCATCGGTCTCCTAGAGTCAGACAACCAGCGCATCATCATGGGCAACAAGGATGTCACGCAGTCCCTGGCCGAAGACCTCGGCATGTACGTTGATTTCGGCCCGGGGCCAAACAAGCACACTTGGGGTGCCGCCCTGCTCTCGAAGTTCCCGATCGTCAACTCAacccaccacctcctccccTCACCTGTGGGCGAGCTGGCTCCAGCCATCCACGCTACGCTCGACATGTACGGCGAGATGGTTGATGTGGTCGTCTTCCACTCcggccaggaagaggatcCCGAGGACCGTCGTCTCCAGTCTGAGTATCTCTCCAACCTGATGGGCTCGTCGCCGCGCCCATTGGTTCTGCTGAGTTACCTCGTCACCCGCCCCTTGGAAGGCAACTACAACACATACGTGAGCGAGCGGAGCGGTATGAAGGATATCGACTCCTCCGACTGGGATAGGTGGTGCGAATACGTTCTCTACAAGAACCTCAAGCGCACGGGCTATGCCCGCATCAGCCGTGACTCTATCACGGACACGGAAATCCAG GTCGGCAAattcgtcatcggcgaccCCGCGCCAGAAGACGATGTGCGTATCCTCGAATCTGATGTCCCCGTCGGCCGCCGATTCCCCGCCCTCTTCCACGGCGAGGGTGTGCGCGGACACCGGTACCATGTCTTTGACGAGCCCAGGTACTGGCTGTAA
- a CDS encoding uncharacterized protein (ID:PFLUO_004456-T1.cds;~source:funannotate): MSSATDKARFYLEKSVPELKEYERKKIFNKDEISSIIKKRSDFEHKLNARGAQPVDFVRYAEYEMNLEILRKKRVKRLGIRSAGFNGHRRIFFILDRATRRFQGDINLWVQYIEYARKQKAHKKLSMIFTDALRLHPTNPDLWIYAAKYVLDDHADMTQARSYMQRGLRFCKSARILWVNYAKVEMIYIAKLVARQKILGLDEERPQPTGTGGLDDDMIALPQITGEDVAPSEGQNGDEVDQVALQNLNATPALSGAIPLAIFDAAMKHFNNDDGFGFDFYEMVSEFQDVPCLQTILGHVVEVMQASKPASPRTQICYIRFPTAGIPVTSPEFPRALGGSLARLKEFPLDGPLANEVMNWLQPVGQTEEVDPSLQKVIAATVRNAERASQA; the protein is encoded by the exons ATGTCCTCCGCCACAGACAAGGCGCGCTTCTACCTGGAGAAGTCAGTGCCCGAACTCAAAGAATAcgagcgcaagaagattTTCAACAAG GATGAAATCAGCTCGATCATCAAGAAACGCTCCGACTTTGAGCACAAGCTCAATGCGCGCGGGGCGCAACCGGTAGATTTCGTGCGCTACGCCGAGTACGAGATGAACCTCGAGATTCTGCGCAAGAAGCGAGTCAAACGGCTGGGGATCCGTTCCGCGGGTTTCAACGGACATCGGCGCATTTTTTTCATTCTCGACCGGGCCACGCGCCGGTTCCAGGGGGATATCAACCTGTGGGTGCAATATATCGAGTATGCCAGGAAACAAAAGGCACACAAGAAGTTGTCGATGATCTTCACGGATGCGCTGCGCCTACACCCCACCAACCCGGACCTGTGGATCTACGCCGCCAAGTACGTGCTGGACGACCATGCCGATATGACACAGGCGCGGAGTTACATGCAACGCGGTCTACGGTTTTGCAAGAGTGCGCGGATACTGTGGGTGAATTATGCAAAGGTGGAAATGATTTATATTGCCAAGCTGGTCGCGCGGCAGAAGATCTTGGGTCTGGATGAAGAGCGTCCACAGCCCACAGGGACGGGCGGGTTGGATGACGATATGATCGCGCTGCCTCAGATCACGGGCGAGGACGTTGCCCCGAGCGAGGGCCAGAATGGTGACGAAGTCGACCAGGTGGCACTACAAAACCTCAATGCCACGCCTGCGCTGAGCGGCGCCATCCCGCTGGCCATCTTCGATGCCGCAATGAAACACTTCAACAACGACGACGGGTTCGGGTTCGATTTCTATGAGATGGTGTCGGAGTTCCAGGACGTGCCGTGCCTGCAGACGATCCTGGGGCATGTGGTCGAGGTCATGCAGGCGAGCAAGCCCGCCAGCCCGCGGACCCAGATCTGCTACATCAGATTCCCTACCGCTGGAATCCCAGTGACATCGCCCGAGTTTCCGCGCGCGCTGGGTGGCTCGCTGGCGCGACTGAAGGAGTTCCCGCTGGACGGCCCGCTGGCGAACGAAGTGATGAACTGGCTGCAGCCAGTGGGgcagacggaggaggtggatCCGTCACTGCAGAAGGTGATCGCAGCCACAGTCCGCAATGCGGAGCGGGCGTCACAGGCGTAG
- a CDS encoding uncharacterized protein (ID:PFLUO_004457-T1.cds;~source:funannotate), which produces MSRRRLLSLFFSRRASSQSARPDQEIHDARQWLSALSPKSIPRLGQVSFSRASGPGGQNVNKVNSKATLKVPLQDLLPLVPRLLHPVLRTSRYATDRSQSLVIQSDESRKQAANVDSCYDKLYELLQSMANEVIPGETSPEQKDRVQKLQRAQNEARIKDKKLHSSKKSSRRGKYDD; this is translated from the exons ATGTCGCGCCGACGACTACTCTCACTATTCTTCTCCCGCCGGGCTTCCTCACAGTCGGCTCGACCCGATCAGGAAATCCACGATGCGCGCCAGTGGCTGTCGGCACTGTCCCCCAAATCCATCCCCCGACTGGGCCAGGTGTCGTTCAGCCGGGCTAGCGGGCCCGGTGGCCAGAACGTGAACAA AGTCAATTCGAAGGCTACCCTGAAAGTACCCTTGCAGGACTTGCTGCCCCTGGTGCCCCGCCTCTTGCACCCCGTGTTGCGGACCTCGCGCTATGCCACGGACCGCTCCCAGAGCCTGGTCATTCAGTCGGACGAGTCGCGCAAACAGGCGGCCAATGTGGACTCCTGTTATGACAAGCTCTATGAGCTCCTCCAGTCCATGGCCAACGAGGTGATCCCCGGGGAGACCTCTCCAGAGCAGAAAGATCGGGTCCAGAAATT ACAGCGGGCACAGAATGAAGCCCGAATCAAGGACAAGAAACTACACAGCAGCAAGAAGAGTAGTCGACGGGGGAAATACGATGATTAA